A single region of the Mesotoga sp. BH458_6_3_2_1 genome encodes:
- the amrB gene encoding AmmeMemoRadiSam system protein B: protein MIRRPVVSGKFYADDGEDLKSQIKNCFLHPVGPGSLPVTSERREGTIGLIVPHAGYMASGPVAAWAYWKASSLMRPATVVIVGPNHTGLGTRLSLWLDEAWETPLGSVEIDHELGERIIAMSNGMIVSDTAGHLYEHSIEVQLPFLQFLYDDFKIVPIIMTDQRLETALMVSEILEKVSSERKDLLIIASSDLNHYESHEITMEKDSELVGLLIERKYREAFDVSRERRITACGLGPIVAVRESFESMDVLSNTTSGEVIGDRYRTVGYFAALLQ, encoded by the coding sequence GTGATAAGGAGACCCGTTGTCAGCGGGAAATTTTACGCAGATGACGGAGAGGATCTTAAAAGCCAGATAAAGAATTGCTTCTTACACCCAGTGGGACCTGGAAGCCTTCCTGTAACTTCTGAGAGGCGTGAAGGGACGATCGGCCTGATTGTCCCTCATGCCGGTTATATGGCGAGCGGTCCAGTCGCTGCATGGGCCTACTGGAAGGCCTCTTCGCTTATGAGGCCCGCGACTGTGGTGATAGTAGGACCAAACCATACCGGCCTGGGAACACGACTCTCATTGTGGCTTGACGAAGCCTGGGAAACGCCCCTGGGTAGTGTGGAGATAGACCATGAACTAGGAGAGAGAATCATAGCCATGTCAAATGGGATGATAGTCTCCGATACTGCTGGGCACCTATATGAACACTCCATAGAAGTTCAGCTTCCCTTTCTGCAATTCCTTTACGATGATTTCAAAATCGTCCCGATTATCATGACGGATCAGAGGCTGGAAACGGCTTTGATGGTGTCAGAAATTCTGGAGAAAGTGTCGAGTGAACGGAAGGATCTTCTGATAATTGCGTCATCGGATTTGAATCATTACGAGTCCCATGAGATTACCATGGAAAAAGATAGCGAACTTGTCGGTCTTCTGATAGAAAGGAAGTATAGAGAGGCCTTCGATGTCTCGAGGGAAAGAAGAATAACTGCCTGTGGTTTAGGTCCTATAGTGGCAGTTAGGGAGTCCTTTGAGTCTATGGATGTGCTCAGCAATACGACGAGCGGTGAGGTAATAGGAGACAGGTACAGGACGGTTGGTTACTTCGCAGCTCTGCTGCAATAA
- a CDS encoding SoxR reducing system RseC family protein, giving the protein MRELAVVKELEGDIVLLEKARTEACSTCGSKNSCSVSLSEKKVTIKAMKNGVEVHSGDTVEIETGNLSATRVSMIVYGIPLAVFLVTLIVMNTILRSEGLALGVAFASIVVVYTLIAVYDRKNREKLMPKIIRKVELPDGFIVR; this is encoded by the coding sequence ATGAGAGAGTTGGCTGTTGTGAAGGAGCTTGAAGGAGATATTGTGCTCCTCGAAAAAGCTCGTACCGAGGCCTGTTCAACTTGTGGCTCGAAGAACAGTTGCAGTGTCTCGTTAAGTGAGAAGAAGGTTACTATAAAAGCGATGAAAAATGGAGTGGAGGTTCATTCGGGAGATACAGTTGAAATCGAGACTGGAAACCTGAGTGCAACCAGAGTATCAATGATTGTATACGGGATTCCCCTTGCCGTTTTCCTTGTTACACTCATAGTGATGAATACGATTTTGAGATCCGAGGGACTTGCCCTCGGAGTTGCCTTTGCTTCCATAGTGGTGGTCTATACTCTAATTGCAGTCTATGACAGAAAGAACAGAGAGAAACTCATGCCGAAGATTATCAGGAAGGTGGAGCTGCCGGATGGATTCATTGTTCGATGA
- a CDS encoding endonuclease MutS2 — protein MDSLFDEDALRLLEFDTVLGDISQKAISSYGKERIKTLKPLAEDSSILYRRVSEFNMIVMREGEPPFTVFHDLNDYIGKVKRGFSLGGEELFRSAMTMENICRLKEFFDRVSQDFPAVTEIVALLGCERGFIGDVRKKISEDGQIKDNASPVLKEIRNELKSLARNLRGRLDSIMNRYKDSLTDSLILSREGRYVLPLSAGKKNEYQGVIHGSSGSGATVYFEPQELIALNDSMRILQSREEEEVRRILRELTTLFFSTFERLEPSLEALGILDALYAACRYAKKRNGVFIGPSPSSRFYLKDARHPLINDEKVVPITFTMEEGIRGVFITGPNTGGKTVAMKTIGLAVLLMLCGLPILADQSSEIPFFRRLFADIGDEQSIEQSLSTFSSHISRIIRIIGSVEGDSLVLLDELGAGTDPVEGSALSVAIIERLLEKSRLILTTHLTPIKLYAMERSDVENASVEFDVASLRPTYRLLMGIPGSSNAIEVSKRLGLPLEIIERARSYMDSEARDLEAVIGKLHRERSSLEEERRGLLKTRKGLEEKAQAFDEKLSMIKEKRYREVSREIDELEERLGSIIKDIERAISLSRSSSERDKVAAVKRLNELKREVELFGSVAPDKGDSAIPAIGDSVKLIDSGAEGTVREFDGTRVIIDSGKITLKVPLSRVQVIGKVVAESGMSSLELENQSTSQEIDIRGSITEDVPIIIDDFLQMLKTNGKKQGYIIHGKGTGKLAEGVWSYLRRTRGVKSFRIGTPSEGGSGVTVVEV, from the coding sequence ATGGATTCATTGTTCGATGAAGATGCTCTTCGATTGCTGGAATTTGACACAGTCCTAGGCGATATTTCTCAGAAGGCAATTTCCAGTTACGGAAAAGAGAGAATAAAGACTCTTAAACCTCTGGCTGAGGATAGCTCTATTCTCTACAGAAGAGTTAGCGAGTTCAACATGATTGTGATGAGGGAAGGAGAGCCACCCTTTACGGTCTTTCATGATCTCAACGATTATATAGGCAAGGTTAAGAGGGGATTCAGTCTCGGCGGGGAAGAGCTTTTCAGGAGCGCCATGACGATGGAAAATATTTGCCGTTTGAAGGAGTTCTTCGATCGTGTTTCTCAGGACTTTCCGGCAGTGACCGAGATAGTAGCGCTTCTTGGCTGCGAACGCGGATTTATAGGCGATGTCAGAAAGAAGATCTCAGAGGACGGGCAGATTAAGGACAATGCTTCTCCTGTATTGAAGGAGATTAGAAATGAACTCAAGAGTCTTGCCAGGAACCTCAGGGGAAGGCTTGACTCGATAATGAATAGGTATAAGGACAGTCTGACAGATAGTCTGATACTCAGCAGGGAAGGAAGATACGTTTTACCACTCTCGGCAGGCAAGAAGAATGAGTATCAGGGTGTCATTCACGGTTCTTCGGGCAGCGGTGCGACAGTCTATTTTGAGCCTCAGGAGCTTATTGCTCTAAACGACTCGATGAGAATTCTTCAATCTAGAGAAGAAGAGGAAGTCAGAAGAATATTGAGAGAACTTACAACCCTTTTCTTTAGCACATTTGAAAGACTTGAGCCATCACTGGAGGCCCTCGGGATTCTGGATGCGCTTTACGCTGCCTGTAGATATGCAAAGAAGAGAAATGGTGTCTTCATTGGACCGTCACCTTCAAGCCGTTTTTATCTCAAAGATGCCAGGCACCCTCTTATCAATGATGAAAAGGTGGTCCCGATCACGTTCACAATGGAAGAAGGGATAAGAGGCGTATTCATTACAGGTCCCAATACAGGTGGAAAGACGGTTGCAATGAAGACGATAGGCCTAGCGGTGCTTCTCATGCTTTGCGGTCTTCCCATACTTGCGGACCAATCATCGGAGATCCCCTTCTTCAGAAGGCTGTTTGCGGACATTGGGGACGAGCAGTCAATCGAGCAGAGTCTAAGCACTTTCTCGTCTCACATATCCAGGATAATAAGAATAATCGGAAGCGTTGAAGGTGACTCTCTTGTATTGCTTGATGAATTGGGCGCAGGAACCGATCCTGTTGAGGGATCTGCGCTGTCGGTTGCGATAATAGAAAGGCTGCTGGAGAAGTCCAGACTGATTCTTACGACTCACTTGACTCCAATTAAGCTCTATGCTATGGAGCGCTCAGACGTAGAGAATGCAAGTGTCGAGTTTGACGTTGCGAGTCTCAGGCCAACTTACAGGCTGCTAATGGGTATTCCCGGCTCGTCAAATGCCATCGAAGTTTCGAAAAGGCTGGGACTGCCGCTGGAAATAATAGAGAGAGCCCGTTCATACATGGATAGTGAAGCCAGAGACCTGGAGGCCGTAATTGGCAAACTTCACAGAGAAAGATCGTCACTGGAAGAAGAAAGAAGGGGTCTTCTCAAGACGAGAAAGGGGCTTGAAGAGAAGGCTCAGGCGTTTGACGAAAAGCTTTCAATGATCAAAGAGAAACGATACCGCGAGGTCAGCAGAGAAATCGATGAACTTGAGGAAAGACTGGGTTCCATTATCAAAGATATAGAAAGAGCGATAAGCCTGTCGAGGTCATCAAGTGAAAGAGACAAAGTTGCTGCAGTCAAGCGTCTGAACGAATTGAAGAGGGAAGTCGAACTCTTCGGAAGTGTTGCTCCCGATAAGGGAGATTCGGCAATTCCAGCTATTGGTGACTCGGTAAAGCTAATAGACAGCGGTGCAGAAGGTACGGTTCGTGAATTTGATGGCACCAGGGTGATTATTGACTCGGGGAAAATCACATTGAAGGTTCCGTTATCGCGGGTCCAGGTTATTGGAAAAGTCGTTGCTGAATCCGGTATGTCATCTCTCGAATTAGAGAACCAGAGTACAAGTCAGGAAATAGATATTAGAGGAAGTATCACCGAGGATGTTCCGATAATTATCGACGACTTCCTTCAAATGCTGAAGACAAATGGCAAGAAGCAGGGTTACATTATTCATGGAAAGGGTACTGGTAAGCTTGCTGAAGGGGTATGGAGCTACTTGAGGCGTACAAGAGGTGTTAAGAGCTTCAGAATAGGAACGCCTTCGGAAGGCGGAAGCGGCGTCACCGTTGTGGAGGTCTGA
- the acpS gene encoding holo-ACP synthase, producing the protein MRTGIDIIDISRMTESVAKRILGKEEREIFNGLGNEHRRMEFAAGRFAAKEAFVKASGRKDIEYSKIQFLADDEGRPIPSEELNRLLNNVDLTVSISHEREYAVAVVILFGRG; encoded by the coding sequence ATGCGTACTGGGATAGACATTATCGATATTTCGCGTATGACGGAATCCGTTGCAAAGAGAATTCTCGGGAAGGAAGAAAGGGAGATCTTTAACGGTTTAGGGAATGAACACAGAAGGATGGAGTTTGCTGCCGGCCGTTTCGCAGCCAAAGAGGCATTTGTAAAGGCATCGGGGCGTAAGGACATTGAGTATTCGAAGATTCAGTTTTTGGCCGACGACGAGGGAAGGCCGATTCCCTCTGAAGAACTGAATCGGTTATTGAATAACGTCGATCTGACGGTCAGCATTTCTCACGAGCGAGAATATGCCGTAGCAGTCGTGATCCTCTTCGGGAGGGGTTAA
- the ligA gene encoding NAD-dependent DNA ligase LigA, translated as MIPFEEAKKRIKELRKEIDHHAHKYYVLDDPEISDVEYDRLMEELTELEDKYPELKTPDSPTVRVGLRPIDSFKEVVHEYRLFSLDNTYSAEEVTQFDKRIRETLNINLVQYVCELKIDGLSISLKYEDGLFLRGATRGNGFVGEDVTENIKAIKSIPLRLRENLSIEVRGEVYLPKDVFNELNKIRAESDLQLFANPRNAAAGTLRQLDPREVSKRKLSAFFYQIVEPERYGLKSQSEQLGFLKTIGLKVEPNYEVADGKEDVIKFWKKWSGLKTSLNYAVDGTVVKVEDFHSQQELGYTTKAPRWAIAFKFPAEQATTKLTGVTLGVGRLGTITPVAELDPVQLAGTTVKRASMHNFDFVREKDIRIFDTVVVEKAGEIIPQIVRSISDKRTGEEQRIDPPSQCPVCGGQVGKEREEDVALKCLNPACPAKLSRRIQFFCSRDGMDIEGLGEKLVGRIVEAGLVKRPSDLYKLSEGDLLELGEGIGEKTAAKLIEAIEKSRKNPLFKLITGLGIPGVGSKLARDLSNYFGSLQAVISASEKELKEVSGIGEQLASDIRNYLNASGVREEIEELMNYVNTQEESVGGVKPLRGLKFVVTGTLPSYSRKEIQEKIMELGGELVSSVSKNTDYILVGENPGSKEGKARSLGIKIIGEREFEEMVKS; from the coding sequence GTGATTCCATTTGAAGAGGCAAAGAAGAGAATCAAAGAGCTGAGAAAAGAGATTGATCACCATGCTCATAAATACTACGTTCTCGATGATCCGGAGATATCTGATGTTGAATACGATCGTCTAATGGAGGAGCTTACTGAACTAGAAGATAAATACCCTGAGCTGAAGACTCCCGATTCACCAACAGTACGAGTTGGTTTGAGGCCAATTGATTCCTTCAAAGAGGTAGTTCATGAGTACAGACTGTTCTCCCTGGACAACACTTACTCGGCGGAGGAGGTAACGCAGTTCGACAAAAGGATCAGAGAGACACTAAACATCAATTTGGTACAGTATGTCTGTGAACTCAAAATCGATGGACTTTCTATCTCTTTGAAGTACGAAGATGGTTTGTTTCTGAGAGGAGCAACGAGAGGAAACGGTTTCGTCGGAGAAGACGTTACCGAGAATATCAAAGCTATCAAATCTATTCCCCTCAGACTGAGAGAAAACCTTTCGATAGAAGTGAGGGGTGAGGTGTATTTACCAAAGGATGTCTTCAACGAGCTCAACAAGATTCGTGCAGAGAGTGATCTTCAGTTGTTTGCAAATCCTCGAAACGCTGCCGCAGGAACACTCAGGCAGCTCGACCCCAGGGAAGTATCCAAACGAAAGCTGAGTGCGTTTTTCTACCAGATTGTTGAACCTGAAAGGTATGGACTTAAAAGCCAAAGCGAACAGCTTGGTTTTCTAAAGACAATCGGGCTGAAAGTTGAGCCAAATTACGAGGTAGCAGACGGTAAAGAAGACGTGATCAAATTCTGGAAAAAGTGGTCCGGATTGAAAACCAGTTTGAATTATGCGGTTGACGGAACGGTCGTGAAAGTAGAAGACTTTCACTCGCAGCAAGAGCTGGGTTACACTACGAAGGCACCTAGATGGGCCATAGCCTTTAAGTTCCCGGCCGAGCAGGCTACGACGAAGCTTACGGGTGTGACTCTGGGAGTAGGAAGGCTAGGCACAATAACGCCTGTAGCCGAACTCGACCCGGTTCAGCTGGCCGGGACCACCGTTAAAAGAGCAAGTATGCATAATTTCGACTTCGTCCGTGAAAAGGATATAAGAATCTTTGATACAGTCGTTGTAGAAAAGGCGGGCGAAATCATTCCGCAGATAGTGAGAAGTATCTCCGATAAGAGAACTGGCGAGGAGCAACGAATCGATCCTCCTTCGCAATGCCCGGTTTGCGGCGGACAGGTTGGGAAAGAGAGAGAGGAAGACGTGGCGCTGAAATGTCTGAATCCCGCCTGCCCCGCGAAGCTTAGCAGAAGGATACAGTTTTTCTGTTCCAGAGATGGAATGGACATTGAGGGACTGGGAGAAAAACTTGTGGGGCGGATCGTTGAAGCCGGTCTTGTGAAGAGGCCTTCCGATCTCTACAAGCTAAGTGAAGGTGATCTTCTCGAACTGGGAGAGGGAATTGGTGAAAAGACGGCAGCTAAACTTATCGAAGCTATCGAGAAGAGCAGGAAGAATCCTCTTTTCAAGCTCATCACTGGACTCGGAATTCCAGGCGTGGGTTCGAAGCTTGCAAGAGACCTTTCAAACTACTTCGGGAGTCTTCAGGCAGTAATCTCTGCAAGTGAGAAGGAATTGAAGGAAGTCTCCGGTATCGGTGAACAGCTGGCTTCAGACATAAGAAACTACTTGAATGCATCAGGTGTAAGGGAAGAGATTGAGGAACTCATGAATTATGTGAATACACAAGAGGAAAGCGTGGGCGGAGTCAAACCTCTAAGAGGATTGAAGTTTGTGGTCACCGGAACACTTCCCAGCTATTCCAGAAAGGAAATACAGGAAAAGATAATGGAACTTGGGGGAGAGCTTGTTTCGAGTGTTTCGAAGAATACCGATTACATTCTTGTGGGAGAGAATCCCGGTTCAAAAGAGGGAAAGGCCCGTTCGCTCGGAATAAAGATAATTGGTGAAAGGGAGTTCGAGGAGATGGTTAAGTCTTGA
- a CDS encoding cysteine desulfurase family protein: MIRYFDNNATTQMEGELAALMASLCEEEYANPNSMHSFGVKQARRLEEARERVARCLSVDPREIFFTSCATEAINWILRSGIFFRGKRKKIVTTSIEHKAVLNTLRDLKTVSNIEYRAVSPENDGIVSVDKLLNEVDDETFLVSVMAANNVTGAIQPYEEIGRTLRERGVLYHIDAVQTIGKIPFDLQKGFCDYASFSAHKFHGPKGVGIAFVKRRSPIRPLITGGGQERGMRAGTQNVPGALVTSIAMQRAIEDMETSSRRLRYLQKEIVESVKALGGAVNTPEDSISNTVNASFAGIRSEVLVNALSEEGVYLGTSSACSSRSDGGQYVLDEMGVDPSLASCSIRISMSRFTTEEDVAILIEKLKKTVPLLKF, from the coding sequence TTGATCCGCTATTTCGACAACAATGCCACTACCCAGATGGAAGGAGAACTTGCCGCACTGATGGCAAGTTTGTGCGAGGAAGAATATGCAAATCCTAACTCCATGCATTCTTTTGGCGTGAAGCAAGCTCGTCGCCTTGAAGAAGCCAGGGAGAGAGTGGCCCGCTGTCTCTCGGTCGATCCCAGAGAGATATTCTTTACTTCATGTGCGACTGAGGCGATAAACTGGATTCTCAGGTCCGGCATTTTCTTCAGGGGCAAGAGGAAGAAGATTGTTACAACTTCAATTGAACATAAGGCAGTTTTGAATACGCTTAGAGATCTGAAGACGGTCTCGAACATTGAGTATCGCGCGGTTTCACCGGAAAACGATGGCATTGTGAGCGTCGATAAGCTCCTCAATGAGGTTGATGATGAGACCTTTCTTGTCTCCGTTATGGCTGCAAACAACGTAACTGGTGCAATTCAGCCCTATGAGGAGATTGGTAGGACATTGAGAGAAAGAGGAGTTCTCTACCATATAGATGCAGTCCAGACGATAGGCAAAATTCCCTTCGATCTACAGAAGGGCTTCTGTGACTATGCTTCATTCTCTGCCCATAAGTTTCATGGTCCGAAGGGAGTCGGAATAGCATTCGTAAAACGAAGATCGCCAATTAGGCCCTTGATTACTGGTGGAGGACAGGAGAGGGGTATGCGTGCGGGAACTCAGAACGTACCGGGTGCTCTGGTGACTTCGATAGCAATGCAGAGAGCGATCGAAGATATGGAGACTTCATCCAGGAGACTTAGATATCTCCAGAAAGAGATTGTTGAGAGCGTTAAGGCTCTTGGCGGAGCTGTGAATACTCCAGAGGATTCAATCTCTAACACAGTTAATGCATCTTTTGCAGGTATTAGGTCGGAGGTTCTGGTTAACGCTCTCTCTGAAGAAGGTGTATATTTGGGGACTTCTTCGGCGTGTTCTTCCAGAAGCGATGGAGGTCAGTACGTTCTTGATGAAATGGGAGTTGATCCTTCACTTGCCTCTTGCTCTATCAGAATAAGCATGTCAAGATTCACCACGGAGGAAGATGTGGCGATTCTAATAGAAAAACTGAAGAAAACAGTTCCTCTTTTGAAATTTTAG
- a CDS encoding YicC/YloC family endoribonuclease, giving the protein MLRSMTGYARAERTLRGVNAFVELKTVNSKYLNVDVNIGDAFSELEMNVNRLLKENLKRGTVKARIDISLVDSDDLLQPDFGIASSIYNSLRSIRDRYGLAGEVSVDSMARFKEIFKSRPSEDLGEKIWNVVEGLLIEAVHRLNIDREREGQNMSLALNEYLDRLETIAEELQINSEEMVLYYRDFLKKKLEQITDSQLDENRLEQEVALLAEKADISEEIVRLVSHIESFRGVMQSDRESGVQLDFICQELHRELSTIASKSKKLVITNLSVEGRTLVNKLREQVQNIE; this is encoded by the coding sequence TTGCTCAGAAGTATGACCGGATATGCGAGGGCCGAAAGGACGCTTCGTGGAGTAAATGCTTTTGTAGAGTTGAAAACGGTGAATTCGAAGTACTTGAACGTTGATGTCAATATCGGGGATGCTTTCTCTGAGCTTGAAATGAATGTCAACAGGTTATTAAAGGAAAATCTCAAGCGTGGAACTGTAAAGGCCAGGATTGATATTTCTCTGGTGGACAGTGATGACCTTCTTCAACCTGATTTTGGTATAGCCTCCTCAATCTACAATTCTCTCAGATCGATAAGAGATCGTTACGGACTTGCCGGAGAAGTCTCAGTAGATTCAATGGCCAGATTCAAGGAGATATTCAAGAGCAGACCATCTGAGGACCTTGGGGAGAAGATATGGAATGTAGTGGAAGGGCTGCTGATTGAAGCTGTGCATCGACTGAACATTGACAGGGAAAGGGAAGGACAGAACATGTCTCTCGCTTTGAACGAGTATCTCGATAGACTCGAGACCATTGCGGAAGAGCTCCAGATCAATTCTGAGGAAATGGTTCTGTACTATCGAGATTTCCTGAAGAAGAAACTAGAGCAGATTACCGACAGCCAGCTCGATGAAAATAGACTGGAACAGGAAGTAGCGCTTCTAGCGGAAAAGGCAGATATTTCGGAGGAAATAGTCAGACTGGTTTCGCACATCGAATCCTTTAGAGGTGTTATGCAATCTGACAGAGAGAGTGGTGTACAGCTTGATTTCATTTGTCAGGAGTTGCACCGCGAACTGTCAACAATTGCATCGAAATCGAAAAAACTGGTGATTACTAACCTCTCTGTCGAGGGAAGAACGCTGGTAAATAAACTCAGGGAACAAGTTCAGAACATAGAGTAG
- a CDS encoding DUF370 domain-containing protein, which produces MYGLINVGFGNVIIGDRVIAIVNPESAPLKRLKEVAKDEGKLIDATYGRKTRAIVITDSNHIILSAIQPETIASRFMQTFSDIEKLLEDIRVSGQNFEE; this is translated from the coding sequence TTGTACGGACTCATTAACGTCGGGTTCGGAAATGTTATTATCGGTGATCGAGTTATTGCAATTGTTAATCCCGAATCCGCTCCGCTGAAAAGGTTGAAGGAAGTGGCCAAGGACGAAGGAAAGCTAATCGATGCCACTTATGGCAGAAAGACGAGAGCAATAGTTATCACTGACAGTAACCATATTATCCTATCTGCAATTCAGCCTGAGACTATCGCCTCTAGATTCATGCAGACATTCAGCGACATTGAGAAGCTCCTGGAAGATATCAGGGTATCTGGACAGAATTTTGAAGAATGA
- the gmk gene encoding guanylate kinase produces the protein MKGIVFVMSGPSGAGKTSILKEVLKCNKNLDFSVSYATRERRPAEIDGKDYIFVTEAEFGKLLEENEFLEWAKVHGNYYGTSKNQVKKSVDSGTDILLDVDIQGAMSVMKALKDAVYIFVAPPSYGELIRRLESRGTENIESLRMRLEDAKWELEQVKHFQYLVVNDNLNHSVSQFEAIITAERLRVDRIVNEKGERFLFEENTR, from the coding sequence ATGAAAGGTATAGTCTTTGTGATGAGTGGTCCTTCGGGGGCCGGAAAGACCTCGATACTCAAAGAAGTACTTAAGTGCAATAAGAATCTTGATTTCTCCGTGTCCTATGCCACAAGAGAGAGACGTCCGGCTGAGATTGATGGTAAAGACTACATATTCGTTACCGAAGCTGAATTCGGCAAACTCTTGGAAGAGAATGAATTTCTTGAATGGGCAAAGGTTCATGGGAACTATTATGGAACATCGAAAAATCAAGTGAAAAAGAGCGTGGACTCCGGTACAGACATACTGCTAGACGTGGATATTCAGGGAGCGATGTCAGTAATGAAAGCATTGAAGGACGCAGTTTATATCTTTGTTGCTCCACCATCTTACGGAGAGCTGATTCGACGCCTCGAGTCCAGGGGAACGGAAAATATTGAATCGCTGAGAATGAGGTTGGAAGATGCGAAGTGGGAATTGGAACAGGTAAAGCACTTTCAGTATCTTGTTGTTAACGATAACTTAAACCACTCGGTAAGTCAATTTGAGGCGATCATTACCGCCGAAAGGCTGCGAGTTGATAGAATTGTGAATGAAAAGGGAGAAAGATTCCTGTTTGAGGAGAATACTAGATGA
- a CDS encoding DNA-directed RNA polymerase subunit omega translates to MIINYDLLLKRIRHKYAIPVAAAKRAEDLEDFGRPKLDPATVKAAGDKITVALKELEEGYIRIRNEEMLMILVPKVK, encoded by the coding sequence ATGATTATCAATTATGATTTGCTTTTGAAGAGAATTAGACACAAGTATGCAATTCCGGTGGCTGCCGCCAAGAGAGCCGAAGATCTAGAGGATTTTGGACGTCCGAAACTGGATCCAGCGACAGTTAAGGCGGCCGGCGATAAGATCACGGTTGCTTTGAAGGAGTTGGAAGAGGGTTACATCAGGATTAGAAATGAAGAGATGCTGATGATTCTGGTCCCGAAAGTGAAGTAA
- the rpmG gene encoding 50S ribosomal protein L33 — protein MAKKTKGNKVLVTLKCSECGTRNYYRFKNRQKKYKLDSSKYCPKCRKHTEHKESK, from the coding sequence ATGGCAAAGAAAACAAAGGGAAATAAGGTTCTTGTAACTTTGAAGTGTTCGGAATGCGGTACGAGAAACTATTACAGATTCAAGAACCGCCAGAAGAAGTATAAGCTTGACTCGAGTAAGTACTGCCCGAAGTGCAGAAAGCATACCGAGCACAAAGAATCCAAGTAA
- the secE gene encoding preprotein translocase subunit SecE, producing the protein MAKAKFWKFLSEVKSEVKKVTWPNREQMISSTGAVLVILIAAGAFLALLDVIFTNAIGSLLNFLTGAV; encoded by the coding sequence ATGGCCAAGGCAAAGTTTTGGAAGTTTCTTTCCGAAGTAAAGAGTGAAGTTAAGAAGGTGACGTGGCCTAACAGGGAGCAGATGATCTCGTCTACTGGAGCAGTACTCGTCATTCTAATTGCAGCGGGAGCGTTTCTTGCGCTTCTCGATGTTATCTTTACGAATGCAATTGGGTCGCTTTTGAATTTCTTGACAGGCGCTGTTTAA
- the nusG gene encoding transcription termination/antitermination protein NusG — translation MRKRWFIIQTYSGLENSIKEAIQIKIESFGFSHMFGKILVPEETKLDRTNVAAEKYIVPANAKLLVKDNQDVAKGDPVAEEVEIKVKNDGTVAEIKNYRVIFIETADRRYTKTYYIPESAKIETGIKTGARIRQGMPLAKQGEYFCELDGKIVYTQKMKRIVVEKENGDEDVYLVHPDSYDSRTAKKGNLVKRGQLFGETRKIFSKTEGRVEISDLPGRKEIKIFKIIRTRLYPGYVFIEMIMNEETWNVVKNTPNVVNFVSVGGQPVQLKEKEIKALLRLVGIEEYEEHSGGPVKIEVDFEIGEVVRINTGPFEDFIGKVTGLDPERQELKVVVSIFGRETPVILSLSEVEKIV, via the coding sequence GTGCGGAAAAGATGGTTCATAATTCAAACTTATTCAGGCCTGGAAAACTCTATCAAAGAGGCAATTCAGATCAAGATAGAGTCTTTCGGTTTTTCGCACATGTTTGGAAAGATTCTTGTTCCAGAGGAAACTAAGCTAGACAGAACTAACGTTGCCGCGGAAAAGTATATCGTTCCTGCCAACGCAAAGCTTCTAGTTAAGGACAATCAAGACGTAGCCAAAGGAGATCCTGTAGCTGAAGAAGTAGAAATCAAGGTTAAGAATGATGGTACAGTCGCAGAAATCAAGAACTACAGAGTAATCTTCATTGAGACTGCTGACAGACGCTATACCAAAACCTATTACATTCCCGAAAGTGCAAAGATTGAGACAGGCATTAAGACTGGAGCCAGGATTAGGCAGGGAATGCCTCTTGCAAAGCAGGGGGAATATTTCTGTGAACTGGACGGAAAGATTGTCTATACACAGAAGATGAAGCGAATCGTTGTTGAAAAGGAAAACGGCGATGAAGACGTATATCTGGTACATCCGGATAGTTATGATTCAAGGACTGCGAAGAAAGGGAATCTCGTAAAGCGCGGACAGCTGTTTGGTGAGACAAGAAAGATTTTCTCTAAAACCGAAGGAAGAGTGGAAATCTCAGATCTTCCGGGAAGGAAAGAGATAAAGATTTTCAAGATCATCAGAACCAGGCTGTATCCCGGTTATGTCTTCATCGAAATGATAATGAACGAAGAGACGTGGAATGTTGTCAAGAATACTCCGAATGTTGTCAACTTCGTTTCGGTAGGTGGTCAGCCTGTACAGCTCAAGGAGAAAGAGATAAAGGCCTTGTTGAGGTTGGTAGGAATTGAAGAGTATGAAGAACATTCAGGCGGTCCAGTCAAGATAGAAGTTGACTTTGAGATCGGCGAGGTCGTAAGAATTAATACAGGTCCATTTGAAGACTTTATTGGAAAGGTGACAGGTCTAGATCCTGAAAGACAGGAATTGAAAGTCGTAGTTAGTATCTTTGGAAGAGAGACACCAGTTATCCTCAGTTTGTCTGAGGTTGAGAAAATAGTCTGA